One Lampris incognitus isolate fLamInc1 chromosome 14, fLamInc1.hap2, whole genome shotgun sequence DNA window includes the following coding sequences:
- the samd7 gene encoding sterile alpha motif domain-containing protein 7 has product MTPREQLRKMTALGEQGALDEKHWYRLVNSMSAGELRQRQELMMRNQMAMAPQILAQGQQRLQGVPAQFEPRFMERELIPPNEMVSSEARQMHLGTHLGPPLPPHASVLPGRGFPGAGYGFLPSEPIENVARRQELIHKQNIARMEMNAILHQKELENAHQKGLMGIDNPMMYQSNPMAFRGRQRMPDSHDVFVQRPTLDELHSNSILMSASPYPPISTLQRERGRRAGRRPASQKSTESHVPSLKGQTEDKGVERSPGAISGEEKEADVKGDMGEEAANGKTHHQTKMDSELDTGSRKNYKEGEQSLHKACVNSQDGCSDVTNTSSTDKDMSSQCSAFQDKFMYPASGGPLTGMPYMCPVPGNGLLPSGPANLFLNGEDASEDIRKWTVDDVYNFINSIPTCAEYAQMFKDHMIDGETLPLLSEEHLLDTLGLKLGPVLKIRSQVSRRMGSMFYMMNLPLPTAALQPTPEKPGDRSSEIGSPVNCNSEDMLGSPRDADLLKSTEHLHETENNSPPSASSETA; this is encoded by the exons ATGACCCCACGGGAACAGCTGAGAAAGATGACAGCACTGGGAGAACAGGGCGCACTGGATGAGAAACACTGGTATCGGCTGGTCAACAGCATGTCTGCTGGAG AGCTAAGACAGAGGCAggagttgatgatgcgcaaccAGATGGCCATGGCTCCACAGATTCTAGCCCAGGGCCAGCAGAGATTACAGGGCGTCCCGGCCCAGTTTGAGCCCCGCTTCATGGAGAG GGAGCTTATCCCTCCTAATGAGATGGTATCCTCTGAGGCAAGACAGATGCATCTTGGAACTCACCTGGGCCCACCCCTTCCCCCACATGCCAGTGTCCTCCCTGGGAGAGGCTTTCCTGGAGCAG GCTATGGTTTCTTGCCCTCGGAGCCCATAGAAAATGTTGCCCGGCGACAGGAACTCATTCACAAGCAGAATATAGCCAG AATGGAGATGAATGCCATCCTACATCAGAAAGAGTTGGAGAATGCCCACCAGAAAGGGCTGATGGGAATAGACAATCCCATGATGTACCAGTCCAACCCCATGGCGTTCAGAGGTCGCCAGCGGATGCCTGACAGCCATGATGTCTTTGTCCAACGCCCCACCCTGGATGAATTGCACTCCAACAGCATACTGATGTCGGCCAGCCCCTACCCACCAATCAGCACGCTCCAAAGAGAGAGAGGACGTAGGGCCGGCAGAAGACCAGCTAGTCAGAAGAGCACAGAGAGTCATGTGCCCAGCTTGAAGGGCCAAACGGAAGATAAAGGTGTTGAGCGGAGCCCGGGGGCCATTTCAGGGGAAGAGAAAGAGGCAGATGTGAAGGGGGACATGGGAGAGGAGGCTGCCAATGGCAAGACACACCATCAAACCAAAATGGACTCTGAGCTTGACACAGGAAGCAGGAAGAACTACAAAGAGGGGGAGCAGAGCCTCCATAAAGCCTGTGTCAACAGCCAGGATGGCTGCTCCGATGTgaccaacaccagcagcactgatAAAGACATGTCTAGCCAATGCTCTGCTTTTCAGGACAAATTCATGTATCCTGCCTCTGGTGGACCTCTCACAGGCATGCCTTACATGTGCCCTGTCCCAGGAAATGGTCTCCTTCCATCAG GCCCAGCCAATCTCTTTCTCAATGGGGAAGATGCATCTGAGGACATACGGAAGTGGACAGTGGATGACGTCTACAACTTCATCAACAGCATACCCACCTGCGCAGAATATGCTCAG ATGTTCAAGGACCACATGATTGATGGGGAGACACTGCCCCTCCTCTCGGAAGAGCATCTCCTGGACACATTGGGACTGAAGCTAGGGCCAGTCCTCAAGATCCGCTCACAG GTTTCCAGGCGTATGGGCAGTATGTTCTATATGATGAACCTGCCGCTCCCCACTGCTGCCCTGCAGCCTACCCCCGAAAAACCTGGGGACCGCTCCTCGGAGATTGGTTCCCCCGTCAACTGCAACAGCGAGGATATGTTGGGAAGTCCAAGAGACGCAGACCTCCTCAAATCCACAGAGCACCTACACGAGACAGAAAACAACTCCCCTCCATCTGCCAGCAGTGAGACAGCCTGA